The window ACGGCAGCTTTGAAGCTGGCCATGCGCTTCGTGCGGCGCTGCCGCTTCTTGCGAGCGCGGGCAATGTCCATATCGTCTCGGTCTCGGAAGGGCGGGATCATGCGTTTCCGTCACTGGCTGCCTCGGAATATCTCGCTCGTCACGGGATCGTGTCGGAACTGCATGAGCGTCGCGGAGATAGTGGAGAGGTTGGAACGCTACTGATCGAAACCGCGAAACAGCTTAAGGCGCAATATCTTGTCATGGGTGCTTACGGACATTCAAGGGCCCGGGAATATCTGTTCGGCGGGGTAACACGCAACTTGCTGAAGGACTCTCCGATCCCCCTGCTGCTGGCACGCTAGTACGAAGTGCGCGGCATTGGCCTGAAGTCGATAGGCTGCGATTATCCAGCGCAGCGTATCGGCAAGGCTGCAGCGCCAGCATCACGTTTGTAAATGTCCGGCAGGATGGCAACACGCCCGTCCCGGCCCACATCCGCAGTGAAGTAAGTCACGTAGACCGGGATCGCCTTGGGCAGCGCAAAAGTCTGGGTTTCCCGACCTGCGACGATGGCGTCGATCCTGTCCTTGGTCACGCTTCCGCGAAGGAGCGTATTCGCAAAGCCCAATGCATCGCCAACCCGGATACAGCCATGGCTGAAGGCACGAACGTCCTTCAGGAAAAGATCTTTGGACGGCGTATCATGGAGATAGATGCTGAATTGGTTGGGCATTTCCAGCTTCATCTGGCCCAGCGCATTGTTCGGCCCCGGCTTCTGGCGATAGCTGCCTTTGCCCCAGACATACCCTCGCCGTCGGGCTTCTGCGGGATTGCGGCGCACCAAAGCGCCAACGCTTTCGGCCACGATGCTCTTCGGGACTGTCCACCAGGGGTTGAACGTCACCCCCTTGACGAAGGTCGCGAATGTCGGCGTCGGGGTCTTGGGTTTGCCGACAATGACGGGCCAGGTGCCAACCATCTTGCCGTCTTGCCAGTAGGTGACTTCGAACCTCGCAGCATTCACGATCAGAAAGGTCTCCCCCAGGTCTATGGGGAGCCACCGCCACCGCTCCATGTTCAGTGCAAGCGTGGCCCGCTGCGCCGGATCCTTCTCGACGGCATAGGCTGCACGAAGGGCGGAATAGTCGGGGTGATGCGGGATCAGCAGTGAAAAGAACAGATCAATATCTTCCTTGCCGAGCATGAAGGAAAGGTAAGATTTTAGGTCATAATATTCGTCGACATCGGGCATATGCCACGTGCTGCGGGTTTCGACCGAAGCGCTGCCCAAGAGGTGCATCCGAGCGAGTCGGAGCGCAAGATCAGTCGCCGCCTTGTCGATCTCTTCCTGATTCTGACTTGTAACAGCCTTGTCCAGATCGGCAGTGGAGGGTTGGGGCAAGGCATCAAGCGGCGCCGCCGCGGCCCAGCGGCGGAGAGCACGTACCTGCTCTTCCGGCCATTTCGGCACGGCGACCGATTCCGGGGCAGCGTTGGCCGTCGTCAGGAAGACAACTGCGATCAACAGACTGATTCTCATGACGAAGACCTGCGCGCGTCCATTGAATGGCTCAATCAGGGCTATTACCTACACGGTTGAATGATTTTCACATTTTGGGTTTATATAATTGAATAGACGCAGTTTTCTGACTGCCGGTGCTGTTGCATCAGTGTCGCTTTGCGTTCCAAAGGCATTTGCGGCTGTTTTGGGCGACCGGACACCGGACATTTTGCCGCGGGCCCTTGCCGCACTTGACCGGCACCGGGGACGCATCGTGCATCGCGACTGGATTGGCATTGTCGATTTTGGCATGGCCTCCCGCAGTCGGCGATTTTACCTCGTCGATCTTTTGGGCGGCCGGACGACCAGCCTTTTGGTTTCGCATGGTCGTGGCTCCGATCCGGGAAATAGCGGCTGGGTGCAGTCATTTTCCAACCGTCCGGGTTCGGAAGCCTCTTCGCCGGGCAGCTTCCTCACGGGCGATACCTACTTTGGAAAGCATGGCCGATCCCGGAGGCTTGCCGGCCTTGAACCGTGCAACGACCAAGCCGAAAACAGAGGGATCGTGATCCACTCGGCATCCTATGTCAGCGATGACATGGCCAATATGCATGGCAGGGTGGGGCGTAGCCAAGGGTGTTTTGCCGTTTCGGATAACGAGCTTCAGATGGTCTTGGCTCGGCTGGGGCCGGGACGACTGCTGTTCGCCACGAAGTAGAACTGCAGGCGCAATCTGTTCGCTTCGTGCTAGCCGGCGACGATCGCCGCCCATTCCGCTTCGTCAATCACACGAACCCCCAATTCCTGAGCCTTTTTCAACTTTGATCCGGCACCGGGTCCTGCGACCACCAGATCCGTCTTTGCGGAAACTGATCCGGCTGTCTTTGCGCCCAATGCCTCTGCTTGAGCCTTAGCCTCGTCGCGGCTCATGGTTTCGAGGCTTCCGGTAAAGACAATGGTCATGCCCGAGACTGATGAAGCCCTGACGTTGGAGACGTAAGGCTGAGGGTCGGTCACTTTCAGAAGATCATCCCAGACGTCGCAGTTGTGTGGTTCATGAAAGAATTCGATCAGGGCTTCAGCAACGACGGGCCCGATACCGTCGATTGCGGTGAGTTGTTGCAACGCGTCAGCATCACGCGCAACCTGTGCAATCTGGGCAACTGAACCGAAGGCCTTGAGCAGGTCCTTTGCTGTAACCGCCCCCACATGCCTGATGCCGAGTCCGAAAAGCAGCCGCACTGGATCAGCGTCGCGCTTCGCTTCAATTGCTGCAAGGAGATTGTCGACAGACTTTTCTTTCCAGCCCTCGCGCGAAAGAAGCTCTTCGCGATGCTCCGCGAGCCGGAAAATGTCAGCGGGCGAGCGCAGCCATCCAAGATCGAAGAACTCACGGATCGATTTTTCGCCCAAGCCCTCAATATCCATTGCCGCCCGGCTGACGAAATGCCGCAGCCGCTCGACCCTTTGTGCCGGGCAGATAAGGCCGCCCGTGCACCGCACGTCGACTTCGCCATCCTCTGCAACGGCTTCGGAATCGCATTCGGGGCAATGATCAGGAAATGTGAAGGCTGGCCTATCCTCGCCCCGAGTCAGGTTTTCGACGATCTGGGGAATCACGTCACCCGCGCGCTGGACCAGCACACGGTCCCCGGGGCGGACGCCCAGACGTCCGATCTCATCGCGGTTGTGCAGCGTAACGTTTGAAACGACGACGCCTCCGACCGTAACAGGCTGGAGCCGACCCACCGGTGTCAGCTTGCCCGTGCGACCAACCTGGATGTCGATTGCCAGCAGGGTCGTCTGTGCCTGTTCAGCCGGGAATTTATGGGCAATCGCCCAGCGCGGCGCCTTGGCGACAAAGCCAAGCCGCGCTTGCCAGTCGAGCCGATCGACCTTGTAAACCACGCCATCGATGTCGAACGGCAGGTCTGACCGTTCGGCTTCGATTGCAGCATAATGGGCCAGTGCGCCTTCCACTGTTTCAGTCCGTTCAAGCCGACTGTCGACGGGCAGACCCCAGGCTGCAATCGCCGACATGACCCCGTACTGCGTGTCAGCTGGCAGGGCGGAGGCTTCGCCCCATCCATGCGCAAAAAACCGCAACGGCCGGGATGCGGTAACATTTGCGTCCTTTTGGCGAAGTGAGCCGGCAGCGGCGTTGCGCGGGTTCGCAAACAGCTTTCCATCCAGTTTTTGCTGCGCAGCATTGAGTGCAGCAAAATCGGCCTTGGACATATAGACCTCGCCCCGGATTTCGAAGACGTCTGGGATCGTCGCCCCTGCCTGCACAGGGGCGACGCCGAGTTGCAGGGGAATGTCAGCGATGGTGCGAACATTTGCGGTCACGTCTTCGCCAACAGTTCCATCGCCGCGCGTTGCCGCCATGACAAGGCGTCCCTTTTCGTAGCGCAGCGAACAGGATAGGCCGTCAATCTTGGTCTCGGCAGTCAAGGCAACGGGAGCATCGTCGGCAAGATTGAGGAAACGCCTGATCCGCCCGACAAAGTCTTCGACGTCCTGATCGTCAAAGGCATTGTCGAGGCTCAGCATCGGCTTGGAATGTGTCACCTTTGACAAGTGAGATGCCGGTGCCGCCCCAACCAGTTTCGAGGGTGAATCTGCACGAACAAGGTCCGGAAACGCAGCCTCGAGTTCATTGTTCCGCTTGACCAGCGCGTCATAGTCCGCATCGCTGATCTCGGGCGCATCTTCGGTATGATAGCGCGCCGAATGATAGGCGATCAGGCGCGCAAGCTGCTCAAGCTCGGCAGCGACTTCGGATTCCTTGGTCACGCAGCCTCCAGCAGTCGATCGGCCTGCGCGCGCGCTTCATCTGTCACTTCTGCGCCGGACAGCATTCTTGCGATCTCTTCGCGACGGTTGTTGTCGTCAAGTGCACGAACGCTGGTGCGCGTAACGGCACCGTCGGACGATTTGGCGATCAACAGATGCGTGTCGCCACGGGCCGCGACTTGCGGGCTGTGCGTAACGACGATCACCTGCGCGTCCTCGGCCAGTCGGGAAAGCCTCTCTCCGATTGCGGACGCGACCGCGCCGCCCACACCGCGATCGATTTCGTCAAAAATCATCGTGGCGGCAGTCCCATGTTCCGCCAAGGCCACCTTCAGCGCCAGGATGAAGCGCGACAGCTCACCGCCGCTGGCGATCTTGATCAGCGGACCGAAGGCGGCGCCGGGGTTGGTCGAGATTTCGAATTCGACACGGTCCATGCCGTGCGGGCCCCATTGTGCCTCTGGCAACGGCGCAACGATTGTGCGGAAGCGGGCAGAATCCAGCTTTAAAGGCACAAGTTCAGCCGCGACGGCGTCGTCAAGTTTCGCTCCTGCCGCAATTCGCTGTTCGGTAAGCGCCCTGGCGCTGCTACAAAAGGTATCCCGGGCATCAGCAAGAGCCTTTTCAAGACGAGCCAGCCCCTCGCTGCCTGCTTCGATCGCCTCATGGCGGGCAGCCAGCTCCTCAGTGAGATCGGCAAGCTGATCCGGCTGAACGCGGTGCTTGCGGGCCAGCGCGCGCAGGTCGAACAGGCGCGCTTCGTCTGCCTCAAGAGCGGCTGGATCATAGGCGAGAGCTTGCGCTGCATCGCGCAGGCGATCTTCGGCAACCGAGCCTTCATTGATCGCGCGATCGACAGCCGCCAGGGCTTCGGCCAGCGCTGGATGGTCACCAGCGATCCGGTCAAGAATGCGGGCAGCCTGTCGCAGCTTGGAAAGACCGCCATCGGCATCCTCGAGCAACATGCTGACCTGCACAAGTTCGTCGGCGATTTTCTGCCCGCGCTGCATCGTTGCGCGACGACCGGCAAGTTCGGCTTCTTCGCCGGGCTGGGGCGCAAAGGCGCGCAACTCGTCCACCGCATGGGCGAGCCAGTCGCGATCACGCTCGGCATCGACCAGCGCAGTTCTGGCCGTTTCAAGAGCCAGCCCGGTGGCTCTCATGGCCTGATATGCAGCGGCGACTTCGGCTGTACTTGAGCGCGCAAAAATATCGAGCAGGGCACGATGGCCTTTCGGGTTGATCAGCCCGCGATCATCATGTTGCCCATGGACCTCGACCAGAAGTCCGCCCAACTCGCGAAGCAACGCTGCGGAAACCGGCTGGTCGTTCACGAAAGCGCGGCTGCCGCCATCGGCCTTGACCGTGCGCCGGACGATAAGTTCCTCGCCCGCACCAAGCAGGAGATCATTGCTGTCGAGCAGACATCTGGCTTCCGGTGATGGCTGGAAACTTGCCGTTACACTGGCTTGTGCGACGCCTGAGCGGACCAGTCCGCTATCGGCCCGATCGCCAAGCGCGAGCCCCAATGCATCGAGCAGGATCGATTTTCCCGCACCGGTTTCGCCTGTAAGAACGCCAAGTCCACGAGCGAAATCAAGGTCAAGCGTCTCGATCAGCACAACATCGCGGATCGACAGGCTGGTCAGCATTGACTTGCAGCCCTCAGGCGGGATGCTTCTGCATCAGCTGATAGGCCCGATCATACCATTTGCTGCCCGGATAGTTCGCGCCGAGCACTGCAGCGGCCTTCTTGGCCTCTTCGGGAATACCGAGGGCAAGATAGGCTTCCGTCAGTCGCATCAATGCCTCTGGCGTGTGGCTGGTGCTGTCATATTTGTCGACCACGGTACGGAAGCGAATGACGGCAGCAAGCCATTGAGCGCGGCGTTCATAGAAACGGCCGATTTCCATTTCCTTGCCCGCAAGGTGATCGCGAATCAGGTCGACCTTCAACCGCGCATCAGCCGCATAGCGGGACGTTGGATAGCGGCGGATCAGTTCGCCCATGGCATCAAGTGCCTGCTGGGTGATTTTCTGATCCCGGGTCACATCGGTGATCTGCTCATAATAGTTCAGGGCGATCAGGTAATAGGCATAGGGTGCGTCCCTGTTGCCCGGATGGATCGAGAGAAAACGCTGCGCCGAATTGGTGGATTCGGTGAAATCTCTTGCCAGATAGTAGCTGAAGGCACTCATGAGCTGAGCCCGGCGTGCCCAGACCGAATAGGGGTGCTGGCGCTCTGTTTCATCAAACAGTGCCGCTGCCAGCTTGAACTGCCCGCGATCGAGCCTGTCCTTTGCGGCGGTGTAGAGCGTATCCACATCGCGCGCGACATAGGCCGTGTCGCGTTTTTTGCTGTTGCGAGCACAGCCCGCGACGGGAAGGATGACGGCAAGAGCTGCGATCAGGGCGACAGTTTTTGAGGGAACAATGCGCATGGTCGAGCGTCTTAGCTGCTGCATGGCATTTCGCCAAGCACCGAGATTGTGTTACTTAACCCTTTTCCGATAAGGCCTCCCCCCATGGCAAGTGTGCGCCTTACGACCATCCGCGTTGAGAAGCCCTGGGGGCGCCATAGGCTCTGGCCAGGCTTCGCCGATCCGGCACCAGATGCTCAGCCGGTTGGCGAGATCTGGTTCGAAGCTCCAGACGCGCGAGACCCGGAACTGCTCGTCAAATATCTGTTCACGAGCGAACGACTCTCGATTCAGGTCCATCCGAACGATGCACAGGCTCGTGCTCGTGGCTTTGCCCGCGGCAAGGATGAAGCCTGGGTTATCCTCGATGCACAGCCGGACTCCACGATTGCCTTGGGTACGGTCCGTCCGCTTTCACAAGAAGAGCTGCGGCGGGCGGCCCTTGATGGCAGCATTGAGATACTGATGGACTGGAAGCCTGTTGCGGCAGGAGACGTCATCTATTCGCCCGCCAACACGGTTCATGCCATCGGTGCCGGGATCACACTCATTGAGGTCCAGCAGAATGTCGATTTGACATACCGGCTATACGACTATGGGCGACCGCGCGAACTTCATCTTGAGGATGGCATCGCGGTTTCGGATCCGGTCCCCTTTGTCATTCCGAAGTTGCCAGGCGCGTCACCTGCCGGGCGACAAACGCTGGCTCATACGGACAAATTCACTCTCGAGCGTTGGAGTTGGTCCGGTTCGCGCACTTTGACGCTGAAAGGTGCCGGGTGGCTGGTCCCGATCAGGGGAGCAGGCCAGACCAATGGCCTGTCCTTCCATCAAGGCGAATGCTGGGCGATTGACGGCGGAGCGCGATTGTCAATCGAACCCGGCAGCGACTTGCTGTTTGCCAGTCCGCAGCCTTTCGAACTCGATTGACCAATTGCCAGCCCGGCACCGAGCCGCGTTCAAAGCCTATTTGATGAACCCTTCGGGCTTCACATTCCGTTCGTTGACGCCTGCGACGGCGGCCGGGACGAAGCTGTTGGGCCCCACCTTGAGCCAGATGAGAATCGGCGCCGAAACATAAATTGACGAGAACGTGCCGATCACAATGCCCAGTAGCATGGCCGCAGTGAAGCCGAAGCTCACGTCTGGTCCCAGCACCAGCAAAATGGTCAGCGTCAGGATCAGGGAGAGCGACGTGACAATCGTGCGCGACAGGGTCTCGTTGACCGACATGTTCAGGAGCGGCTCGATCTCCATCTTGCGCCATTTCTTCAGATCTTCGCGAATCCGGTCGTAAACGACGATGGTATCGTTGAGCGAATAGCCAATGATGGTCAGGATAGCGGCCACAACATTGAGGTCGAATTCCAGCTGCGTCAGCGCGAAAAAGCCGAATGTCAGCACGACGTCATGGAACAGTGTGAACAGTGCGCCGACGCCGAACTGCCATTCGAAGCGGAACCAGATGTAGAGCGCGATGCCGATCATCGCCAGCGTCAAGGCCAGTGCGCCCGTGCGGAGCAATTCTGCCGAAACCTTCCCGGACACGGCTTCGACATTGTCAAAGCGGGCGTCGGGATATTTCGCAGAAATTGCATTTCGGACCGTGGCGACGGCCTTGTCCGTGGCGTCCTTGTCTCCATCAGGCAAATGCATTCGGATCGCGACTTTGGTCGGATCGCCAAATTGCTGAACGGATGCTTCGCCCAGGCCAAGGCTGCTGACCCGCGTGCGCAAATCGTCCACTTGCGCGGGTTGGGCGAAGGCCACCCGGAACTGCTGGCCACCCGAAAAGTCGACGCCAAGATTGAGGCCGCGAATGGCGACCAGTGCAATGGACGCAACCAGCAGGGTGATTGAAAGACCCATCGCCCACCAACGGTAGGAGAGGAAGGGGACATTCGTATTGTCCGGAACGAGTTTGATCGGGCGCATCGATGCCAAGCCTTCAGAGGTTGAGTTCGCGCGGACGTGCGCGCTTGAGATATTCGGAAACCATCAGGCGGGTGAACGTCACACCGGTGAACACCGATGTCGCAATACCAATCGACAGTACGACCGCAAAACCCCGAATCGGCCCCGAGCCGAACCAGAACATGATGATCGCCGAGATGACGTTGGTGATGTTCGCGTCGAAAATCGCACTGCGGGCTTCCTTGTACCCGAATTCGCACGCGGCCAGTGTGTTGCGGCCGCGCCTGACTTCTTCCCGGATACGTTCAAAAATCAGCACGTTCGCATCAACAGCGGCGCCAATCGTCAGCACGAAACCGGCAATGCCCGGCAGTGTGAGAGTGGCATTGAAAATGGCCATCGCGCCCAGAATCAGCAGCGCGTTCAGGAACAAGGCGATCGTGGTGTAGACGCCAAACCGCATATAGGTGAGGATCATGAAGCCCATCAGGGCAATCGTCGCGACGACGCCAGCCACAACACCCTTGTGGATCGATTCCGCGCCGAGTTCCGGTCGGATCGTGCTTTCCTCGATAACCTTCAAGGCAACGGGCAGCTTGCCCGAGCGGAGCTGGACCGCAAGCTGGTTCGCGCTTTCGACAG of the Aquisediminimonas profunda genome contains:
- a CDS encoding L,D-transpeptidase family protein, with translation MRISLLIAVVFLTTANAAPESVAVPKWPEEQVRALRRWAAAAPLDALPQPSTADLDKAVTSQNQEEIDKAATDLALRLARMHLLGSASVETRSTWHMPDVDEYYDLKSYLSFMLGKEDIDLFFSLLIPHHPDYSALRAAYAVEKDPAQRATLALNMERWRWLPIDLGETFLIVNAARFEVTYWQDGKMVGTWPVIVGKPKTPTPTFATFVKGVTFNPWWTVPKSIVAESVGALVRRNPAEARRRGYVWGKGSYRQKPGPNNALGQMKLEMPNQFSIYLHDTPSKDLFLKDVRAFSHGCIRVGDALGFANTLLRGSVTKDRIDAIVAGRETQTFALPKAIPVYVTYFTADVGRDGRVAILPDIYKRDAGAAALPIRCAG
- a CDS encoding murein L,D-transpeptidase catalytic domain family protein; its protein translation is MNRRSFLTAGAVASVSLCVPKAFAAVLGDRTPDILPRALAALDRHRGRIVHRDWIGIVDFGMASRSRRFYLVDLLGGRTTSLLVSHGRGSDPGNSGWVQSFSNRPGSEASSPGSFLTGDTYFGKHGRSRRLAGLEPCNDQAENRGIVIHSASYVSDDMANMHGRVGRSQGCFAVSDNELQMVLARLGPGRLLFATK
- the ligA gene encoding NAD-dependent DNA ligase LigA, with translation MTKESEVAAELEQLARLIAYHSARYHTEDAPEISDADYDALVKRNNELEAAFPDLVRADSPSKLVGAAPASHLSKVTHSKPMLSLDNAFDDQDVEDFVGRIRRFLNLADDAPVALTAETKIDGLSCSLRYEKGRLVMAATRGDGTVGEDVTANVRTIADIPLQLGVAPVQAGATIPDVFEIRGEVYMSKADFAALNAAQQKLDGKLFANPRNAAAGSLRQKDANVTASRPLRFFAHGWGEASALPADTQYGVMSAIAAWGLPVDSRLERTETVEGALAHYAAIEAERSDLPFDIDGVVYKVDRLDWQARLGFVAKAPRWAIAHKFPAEQAQTTLLAIDIQVGRTGKLTPVGRLQPVTVGGVVVSNVTLHNRDEIGRLGVRPGDRVLVQRAGDVIPQIVENLTRGEDRPAFTFPDHCPECDSEAVAEDGEVDVRCTGGLICPAQRVERLRHFVSRAAMDIEGLGEKSIREFFDLGWLRSPADIFRLAEHREELLSREGWKEKSVDNLLAAIEAKRDADPVRLLFGLGIRHVGAVTAKDLLKAFGSVAQIAQVARDADALQQLTAIDGIGPVVAEALIEFFHEPHNCDVWDDLLKVTDPQPYVSNVRASSVSGMTIVFTGSLETMSRDEAKAQAEALGAKTAGSVSAKTDLVVAGPGAGSKLKKAQELGVRVIDEAEWAAIVAG
- the recN gene encoding DNA repair protein RecN, translating into MLTSLSIRDVVLIETLDLDFARGLGVLTGETGAGKSILLDALGLALGDRADSGLVRSGVAQASVTASFQPSPEARCLLDSNDLLLGAGEELIVRRTVKADGGSRAFVNDQPVSAALLRELGGLLVEVHGQHDDRGLINPKGHRALLDIFARSSTAEVAAAYQAMRATGLALETARTALVDAERDRDWLAHAVDELRAFAPQPGEEAELAGRRATMQRGQKIADELVQVSMLLEDADGGLSKLRQAARILDRIAGDHPALAEALAAVDRAINEGSVAEDRLRDAAQALAYDPAALEADEARLFDLRALARKHRVQPDQLADLTEELAARHEAIEAGSEGLARLEKALADARDTFCSSARALTEQRIAAGAKLDDAVAAELVPLKLDSARFRTIVAPLPEAQWGPHGMDRVEFEISTNPGAAFGPLIKIASGGELSRFILALKVALAEHGTAATMIFDEIDRGVGGAVASAIGERLSRLAEDAQVIVVTHSPQVAARGDTHLLIAKSSDGAVTRTSVRALDDNNRREEIARMLSGAEVTDEARAQADRLLEAA
- a CDS encoding outer membrane protein assembly factor BamD, whose translation is MRIVPSKTVALIAALAVILPVAGCARNSKKRDTAYVARDVDTLYTAAKDRLDRGQFKLAAALFDETERQHPYSVWARRAQLMSAFSYYLARDFTESTNSAQRFLSIHPGNRDAPYAYYLIALNYYEQITDVTRDQKITQQALDAMGELIRRYPTSRYAADARLKVDLIRDHLAGKEMEIGRFYERRAQWLAAVIRFRTVVDKYDSTSHTPEALMRLTEAYLALGIPEEAKKAAAVLGANYPGSKWYDRAYQLMQKHPA
- a CDS encoding class I mannose-6-phosphate isomerase, producing the protein MASVRLTTIRVEKPWGRHRLWPGFADPAPDAQPVGEIWFEAPDARDPELLVKYLFTSERLSIQVHPNDAQARARGFARGKDEAWVILDAQPDSTIALGTVRPLSQEELRRAALDGSIEILMDWKPVAAGDVIYSPANTVHAIGAGITLIEVQQNVDLTYRLYDYGRPRELHLEDGIAVSDPVPFVIPKLPGASPAGRQTLAHTDKFTLERWSWSGSRTLTLKGAGWLVPIRGAGQTNGLSFHQGECWAIDGGARLSIEPGSDLLFASPQPFELD
- the secF gene encoding protein translocase subunit SecF, with product MRPIKLVPDNTNVPFLSYRWWAMGLSITLLVASIALVAIRGLNLGVDFSGGQQFRVAFAQPAQVDDLRTRVSSLGLGEASVQQFGDPTKVAIRMHLPDGDKDATDKAVATVRNAISAKYPDARFDNVEAVSGKVSAELLRTGALALTLAMIGIALYIWFRFEWQFGVGALFTLFHDVVLTFGFFALTQLEFDLNVVAAILTIIGYSLNDTIVVYDRIREDLKKWRKMEIEPLLNMSVNETLSRTIVTSLSLILTLTILLVLGPDVSFGFTAAMLLGIVIGTFSSIYVSAPILIWLKVGPNSFVPAAVAGVNERNVKPEGFIK